AACCTCTTCCCTTTGTCTTTGAGATGTTGCAGCTTTATACTTGCCAAACAAGCCCTTACTAACAGGACGATAAAAGGTCATGTCAAACAAGCTTGCTATCTCTGCATATTTAGGATTAAACTGCCAAACTTCCACTCCCCTATCATTCACTACCCAATTTCCCAACCTTACATCATCAACATATTTAAAACCAGCCGGAACCCCATGAGCATGATACCCTCCATCAGTCCTGATTTTGCCATTTTCTCTGGTGCCTACTTTCATCCCGATATAATTCCAGTACCCTTTAAATGTATAAGAAGAGACTGGTAGCCAATTAGAGTAATAAACCTTTGGCTTAATGGAACCATCCTTCTCATTATAATTGACAGCTACTGCCTTATACTTATGTTTAAAGTCCTTATCAACTCCGTTCTTATTTTTTCCCTTAACAGTAAAGTCTACATCATATAATGTGACGATCAGGTTTTCTTTTGTTTCAATACTCTTGATAAACTTTTCAAGAGGGGCATCTTCAGGAGTACAGGAGCAAAAGGCTATGACAAGAATTAGAAAGGTGTGTACACATTTCATAGTAAAATAAAAGTTGGATTAATGATAATTCTATTGGTTTCAGACTATTTTTAATATAAAATAAAAAAGGAGTGGAAGCCTAGCTTCCACTCCTTTTCAATGCTGTAAAGTAATCCGATTACTTACCTCCTCTTCCTGAAGAACGACTTCTTGAAGAAGACGAAGAAGAGCTTCCGTATCTTGATGAAGAACGAGAGGTTTTAGAACGTGTACCTGCTGCCACAGAAGATGGACTTCTTGATACACTTCTGTTTACTTTATTTCTGAATGAGCTATTAGAACTCAACTTACTTGTAAATGATCTATTAGCCATTGATGATGACTTTGATGCAGCTGAAAATGTGCCATAGCGTGACGTTTTTGTTACCCCTACTGTAGTAGTACCATAATAAGGACGTCCTGCTGTTCTGTAACGTGAGTAGTCCGTATAGTAGCTTCTGTACACTGGCTGGTAGAATGTCATACCGAACAGGGAACGCATCATGGCATACTTACCATAAAACGACCAGAAGCTTTCACCACTACTGTTTGTTTCCCAACGACCGTATTTTGAATTGCCTACATACTGAGAATATCCTGCTGGAGCTACCTGTTTTGTTACTTTACCATCTTGCTTAGCAGCGATTTCCATTCCCATATCATTGACATGGTCATCAAAATACCACTCCGGTACTTCATACCACTCTGTTTCGATTGACTTTGGTGTAACTGTTGAGTCAGCAGCGTTCTCCTCCAAAGTCACTACCTTATATTTATGTCTGTAGATATCTGAAGAAAATGTATGCTCCTCCAAATCCATGTCGTACAGTACAATGGTAAAATTATCTTTCTTGTCCATCGTCTTGATTAGCTCATCGACAGGAGTCTTCTGAAACCTGCGATCACTTGATGAACAAGCTGTTACGGCAAGTGCTAATACGATAAAAGTGATTATTCTTTTCATTTTTGAATTTAAATCAACTAAAAAAATTTATGGATAATTATAGTTTGAATAAGCTGATACTACATCTCAATTGGCAAGATATTACTAAAGTCACTCTCACTTTCCACTTTTCCAATTGAAGCCTCAAAATCCTCATCTCCCCATTGCTCTATCACCAATACCTGCTTCTCTGAGTCATCATAATATTCCCAAGAAACAAATGGCTGGAAAGAGGTATCCTTGATATTTCTGAAATATCCAGCGTGCTCTCCATCTCGATAAAATACAGTGCCGTTGTAAATGATCTGTCTTGGAGGTTTTCCTTTACTAAGGATCGCTTCCTCGATCTCTTCATCCAACTTATTGAAGTTAAGTTTGCGAGTTACAGTACACTCAACAAAGTCATCTTCTTCTACACTCAAGAAAACAACATCATCCGCAGAGACAAGTTTAAACTCATAACTAAAGTTATTGTCTCCCCAATCATACTCATACTCGTCCTGCACTTCCCAAGTTTTCAGGTCATAGTCAAGTACAAACCCTTTCCGAATGTCTGTCACTTTGATATTGGTCGGGTCATAATGAGGCTCTTCCTCTTTTTTGTTTTTCTTAAAAAAACCAAATGGCATATCAGTATACTTTAGTGTTATTTCTTACTACTCTAGTAAATGGTACTTAACCCTTCTTAGAATAAAGTTCTTTAATTACCATACATTTTTAGCAATTGTACCATTATGTCGAAATATAGCAATTCTTGGACAGATGCCTAAAAAGGTTAGCGATTCTGTCTTCCGATTTCCCTGACGTTTTCTTCCTTTATGGTGCAGTGCTATTCTATATTAAAAAAATAATATAGTAGATTGCATCCTGTTTTTAAAACTCGATCCTTATTCGAAAATTGTATTCTACCATTATTTGAAAGCGCACTTTTAGTCATGAGAACCAGATTTGCCCCTACTCCTAGCGGATATCTTCATATTGGAAATGCCTTTTCATTTATACTTACTTGGTTATTAGCCAAATCGAGGAATGGCTCTATTCTGCTTCGAATAGATGACATTGACGCTTCTCGCTCCCGTCCAGAGTTTTTAGATGATATCTTTCAGACTCTTGAATGGTTACAATTAGATTACGATGAAGGACCATCTGGGGTTGAGAATTTTCTTCAGCACTATTCTCAGACGCTCAGGACTGACCAATATGAAAAATTGCTTTCTAAGCTGATTGACAACAACTTGGTATATGCCTGTAAGTGTACCAGATCACAGATAAAAAAATTTTCTAACGATGGGCATTACCCTTTGACCTGTCGTAACCTTCATAAAGACCTTTCCAGTGAAAATGTAGCTTGGCGCATTAAAACGGTACCTGAAAAAATTCTTGTACCTGATTTAAAACAAGGGCTAATCTCTGTAAACCTTTATGAAGAAATGAGGGATTTTATTGTTAGGAGAAAGGATGAGATCATTGCATATCAAGTTGCGTCTCTTGCGGATGATCTAGCCTACGAAATTGATTTTATCGTAAGAGGTGAAGATTTGCTTTCCTCAACAGCAGCTCAACTTTATCTGGCAAAATCTTCCAACTATGAAGCTTTTACTAATGCCAGTTTTTATCACCACCCGCTTATTACTGACAATGGAGTCAAACTATCCAAATCAGAAGGAGCTACTTCTATTCGGGACATCAAACAACAAACCCATCCGTCAGCAATCTATCAACTAGTTGCACGCCAGATGGGTTGGAAGTATCAAAATATCAATTCTCTCCAAGACCTTTTGGAAGAGAGTATCCGTTCAAACTTCTGAAGTTGGATCTAATTATTTAAACAAGGTAACTACTTTTGGTTTCATGACTTTCCCCATTGCATTTCGGGGTAAGTCATCTACCAATAAATATTTTTTAGGCACCTTATAACTAGCCAATTGACCTTTCAGCCAATCCTCAAGGACTTTTGTATCTACTTTTTCTTCCTTGGGCACAATCGCTGCTGCTATAACCTGTCCCCATTCTTCATCAGGAATTCCAACAACAGCACATTCTGCTACTTGCTCGTTTTGTCTTAAAACTTCCTCTATCTCCAATGCAGAAACCTTATAGCCTCCCGTCTTGATAATATCTACAGACTTTCTACCTACAATCTTGAAAACTCCCTCCTCATTAAATTCTACCATATCTCCAGTCCTGAACCAACCTCCTTCCAGAAAAGCCTTCTGGGTTTCTTCAACCCGATTCCAATATTCAAGAAACACCGTATCACTCTTTACATATAACTCGCCGACTTCATTAGTACCTACTGCAGCTCCAGCTTCATTCAACACCCTAACTTTCACACCAGGCAATGGCTTACCTACACACCCTGCTTGACGCGTTTCATGATAAGGATTCGAAAGTGCCATTCCTATTTCAGTCATTCCATATCTTTCTAGCAGGAAATGCCCACTGATTTCCTCCCACTTCTTCATGACACTCACTGGCAATGCCGCAGATCCGGAAACCATCAGTCTCATCTTTGAACAAGCCATTTTCAACTCACGCTGTTCCTCCTCACTAGCCTGGTCAAAGTATTGTATCAATTTGCTGTAAATAGTTGGTACAGCCATAAATACGGTAAACGGTTCTTGACCGAACAATTGCCAAACTTCTTTCGCATCAAACCTTGGTAACATCATACACTTTGCCCCTGACCACATGGCACATGTCAACACATTGACCACACCATGAACATGATGGAGCGGAAGCACATTCAGAATATAGTCATCAGCTCCCCATTCCCAAGCATCAGTTAATGCCTGTACCTGAGCCATAATATTAGCATGCGTTGTTACGACTCCTTTCGGTTTACCAGTGGTACCACTTGTATAAATCATCATTGCCCTTCGATAAAGGTCAACATCTGGCAATTGGCATACTTTACTTTCCTTAGCCTGATAATATGAAAGCGTCTCAACCCCAGTCTCATTGGCTAGTTCACCTACCCTATCTTGAAATGATTCATGAAATAGAAGTAACTCAGCTTTAGCATCTTCCAATACATATTGCATCTCTGGCTTAGGATGTGATACACATAGTGGAACTGCTATTCCTCCAGCTCTCCATATTCCCCATTGCATTACTACATATGCATATGATGAGGGAGCCAAGAAAGCAATCGTTTTTTCGGATAAATCCTGACTTCCTGCAAGAAGAGAGGCTGCGACTTTTGATGAATCCTGTAGTAATTGTTGGTATGTAAAACTACCTTCTTTGTCGCACAATGCGGTACGTGGGCTGTACCTTTTGGCTCTTTCGACTAGATCTAACATAAAGTGTTTATTGGCATTAATGATTAGGTTGCTGAATTCCTTTTTCAGCACTAACTAGATTAAAATACCGAAGCTGCTCCACAAATCCATGTATTTAATCGAAAATTATATGATTTTATTATTCTACAGATAATATTTTTCTAATAATTGACTTATATTACTAAACTAATAAAATATTGTACATATAACCTTTTATTCATTATATGAACTATCCTAGCGTCAGGGCCTTGTCCTTGATAGTGATACTACTAACAAGCCTACTTGCCAACGGACAAAGCAACTCAGAACTAACTTTGGATCAAAATTTTGATGTAATTGACCCAACACCCAACATATCCATTTACATTGACCCAGAGAATGAGAAAACCATTGAAGACATTGCTACAGACAGTTTTGATGGTTTTATTCCAAACACAGATACAGGCATCTTAGATTTAGGTTTTTCGACCAATATCTTTTGGTTCAAAACCGACATCATCAACCAAGATCACACTTCCATCAATGATTGGCTGCTGGAGATTGGTTATCCGTCACTTGATTATTTGGACATTTACCTGAAAGACCCAGATGGAAACATCAGCAGTTACCAAACAGGTGACCGCTATAATTTCAGTAAGCGGCCACTCAAGCACAGGCACTTTCTATACCCCTTGGATTTGAGGAAAGAAGGTAAATATTCACTCTTCCTGAGAGTACAGACAGAAGGCCCCATCACATTACCGCTTAAGATCTACCGAGAAAACAAATTCGTTGAGGTCAGCACAAAGAAAGAGCTAGGTAATGGTATCTTCTTCGGAATGATGATGCTCTTGTGTCTTTACAACATATTCCTGTATTTCTCGATTCGTGATAACAGCTACCTTGTGTACGCATTGCCTGTAATCATGAGTACGCTCTTTTACCATTCGCTTGAAGGGCATGTGTTCCAATATATCCTGTATGATTACCCTGCTATTGCCAATAGGGTAACTCTGATGGTTATCGGAATTTGGGTAATTGGTTCCACTTGGTTTACATTCAAATTTCTCAATCCGAAAAAGTATGCCCCTGCTACAGCTATACTTCTATATTCGATGTATGGCTTAGGTATCCTAAATATCATTTCTGAACCAATTTTTGGATATGCAACGGCAACCATGATTGCCCGTGTAACGGCAATGCCTGCTGGATTCTCAATTTTGTTCACTGGCTTTACGGCATGGGCGAAAGGACATCGATATGCCAGATTCTTTACAATGGCTTGGTTCTTTTACCTAATTGGTATTGGTATCTATGTAGTAAAAATCACCAACGTTGTTCCTGCTAATTTCTGGACGGAAAATGCCATGACCATCGGTAATATCATTCAGGTTGCCTTCCTTTCCATGGCTCTAGGTGATCGATACAGAATCTATCGTGAAGAGCATAAGCATGCAATACAGGAACGTATAAGGGTTGAAAAAGAAGCTAAGGAAACTTTAGAAGCAAAAGTACAAGAACGTACAGAAGAGCTGGCTCAAAGAAATGAGGAGATACTCTCCCAATCCGAAAAGCTTCGCCAGATCAACCTCGACATGCAGGAAATGAATCTTGAACTGGAACAGCAAAATGAGGAGATCGCCGCACAGCGTGACGTGGTTGAGGAAAATGGAAAACTTATTGAAGAGAAGAATAAAAAGATTACTGCTAGCATCAACTATGCTCACAAGATTCAGAAAGCTATTCTTCCTTCTACAGAGGCTGTACAGGAAATGCTTCCTCAATCATTTATCTTCTACAAGCCAAAAGATATCGTCAGTGGAGACTTCTATTGGTTAGAAGACACAGGTGACAAATTAATTGTTGCTGCTGTAGACTGTACAGGTCATGGTGTTCCAGGCGCATTGATGTCTATGCTAGGAGATAGCTTCTTAAGACAAGCTGTCACCATCAAAAAAGAAACTTCTCCTGAGAAGATCTTAGACTTACTAAACAAAAGTGTTCAGGAACAACTCCACAAAGATGGCTCCCTTTCACGAGACGGAATGGATATTGCCATTTGTGTTTGGGATAAGGAGAAAAAGATATTGGAATTTGCTGGAGCCAAGAATCCACTGATTTATATCAAAAACCAAAAGGTATTCCGCATCAAAGGAGATAAGTTCTCAATTGGTAATGCTGAGGTAGGTTTCCAATACAGCAAACACCGTATAAAGGTTGATACGCCAACTACTTTCTATATTTTCTCAGATGGTTATGCCGATCAGTTTGGAGGTCCAGAAGGACGAAAACTGATGAATAAACGATTCCTAGAGCTTCTTTATGTGATCCATTCAAAGCCAATGGATGAGCA
This portion of the Limibacter armeniacum genome encodes:
- a CDS encoding membrane lipoprotein lipid attachment site-containing protein — its product is MKRIITFIVLALAVTACSSSDRRFQKTPVDELIKTMDKKDNFTIVLYDMDLEEHTFSSDIYRHKYKVVTLEENAADSTVTPKSIETEWYEVPEWYFDDHVNDMGMEIAAKQDGKVTKQVAPAGYSQYVGNSKYGRWETNSSGESFWSFYGKYAMMRSLFGMTFYQPVYRSYYTDYSRYRTAGRPYYGTTTVGVTKTSRYGTFSAASKSSSMANRSFTSKLSSNSSFRNKVNRSVSRSPSSVAAGTRSKTSRSSSRYGSSSSSSSRSRSSGRGGK
- a CDS encoding DUF4178 domain-containing protein; its protein translation is MPFGFFKKNKKEEEPHYDPTNIKVTDIRKGFVLDYDLKTWEVQDEYEYDWGDNNFSYEFKLVSADDVVFLSVEEDDFVECTVTRKLNFNKLDEEIEEAILSKGKPPRQIIYNGTVFYRDGEHAGYFRNIKDTSFQPFVSWEYYDDSEKQVLVIEQWGDEDFEASIGKVESESDFSNILPIEM
- a CDS encoding glutamate--tRNA ligase family protein, with product MRTRFAPTPSGYLHIGNAFSFILTWLLAKSRNGSILLRIDDIDASRSRPEFLDDIFQTLEWLQLDYDEGPSGVENFLQHYSQTLRTDQYEKLLSKLIDNNLVYACKCTRSQIKKFSNDGHYPLTCRNLHKDLSSENVAWRIKTVPEKILVPDLKQGLISVNLYEEMRDFIVRRKDEIIAYQVASLADDLAYEIDFIVRGEDLLSSTAAQLYLAKSSNYEAFTNASFYHHPLITDNGVKLSKSEGATSIRDIKQQTHPSAIYQLVARQMGWKYQNINSLQDLLEESIRSNF
- a CDS encoding acyl-CoA synthetase, whose product is MLDLVERAKRYSPRTALCDKEGSFTYQQLLQDSSKVAASLLAGSQDLSEKTIAFLAPSSYAYVVMQWGIWRAGGIAVPLCVSHPKPEMQYVLEDAKAELLLFHESFQDRVGELANETGVETLSYYQAKESKVCQLPDVDLYRRAMMIYTSGTTGKPKGVVTTHANIMAQVQALTDAWEWGADDYILNVLPLHHVHGVVNVLTCAMWSGAKCMMLPRFDAKEVWQLFGQEPFTVFMAVPTIYSKLIQYFDQASEEEQRELKMACSKMRLMVSGSAALPVSVMKKWEEISGHFLLERYGMTEIGMALSNPYHETRQAGCVGKPLPGVKVRVLNEAGAAVGTNEVGELYVKSDTVFLEYWNRVEETQKAFLEGGWFRTGDMVEFNEEGVFKIVGRKSVDIIKTGGYKVSALEIEEVLRQNEQVAECAVVGIPDEEWGQVIAAAIVPKEEKVDTKVLEDWLKGQLASYKVPKKYLLVDDLPRNAMGKVMKPKVVTLFK
- a CDS encoding 7TM diverse intracellular signaling domain-containing protein — encoded protein: MNYPSVRALSLIVILLTSLLANGQSNSELTLDQNFDVIDPTPNISIYIDPENEKTIEDIATDSFDGFIPNTDTGILDLGFSTNIFWFKTDIINQDHTSINDWLLEIGYPSLDYLDIYLKDPDGNISSYQTGDRYNFSKRPLKHRHFLYPLDLRKEGKYSLFLRVQTEGPITLPLKIYRENKFVEVSTKKELGNGIFFGMMMLLCLYNIFLYFSIRDNSYLVYALPVIMSTLFYHSLEGHVFQYILYDYPAIANRVTLMVIGIWVIGSTWFTFKFLNPKKYAPATAILLYSMYGLGILNIISEPIFGYATATMIARVTAMPAGFSILFTGFTAWAKGHRYARFFTMAWFFYLIGIGIYVVKITNVVPANFWTENAMTIGNIIQVAFLSMALGDRYRIYREEHKHAIQERIRVEKEAKETLEAKVQERTEELAQRNEEILSQSEKLRQINLDMQEMNLELEQQNEEIAAQRDVVEENGKLIEEKNKKITASINYAHKIQKAILPSTEAVQEMLPQSFIFYKPKDIVSGDFYWLEDTGDKLIVAAVDCTGHGVPGALMSMLGDSFLRQAVTIKKETSPEKILDLLNKSVQEQLHKDGSLSRDGMDIAICVWDKEKKILEFAGAKNPLIYIKNQKVFRIKGDKFSIGNAEVGFQYSKHRIKVDTPTTFYIFSDGYADQFGGPEGRKLMNKRFLELLYVIHSKPMDEQEKVLADFVKKWSHSGSKPQSQIDDLLVVGFKLS